TCTCGCGATGCTCGAGGCCATGACCGAAGGCGCGGAGATGGTTCATGTGTCTGGCATCACGCTCGCCATTCTGTCCGTCCAAGGGCGCCAGAACCTGATTGCACATCTGCTGGACTGCCGCGCGAAGGGCACGAAAATCGTGCTCGACCCGAACATCCGTATGCGCCTGTGGGAAGATGCTGAAACGGCGAAGCAAACCATTACCGCCGCCGCGCAAGCCGCCGATATCATCCTGCCGAGCTTTGACGACGAAGCCGCCTTGTTTGGCGACGCCTCGCCCCAAGAGACCAGCCAGCGATATATAGATGCAGGCGCAACGACAGTCGTGGTCAAGAACGGCTCCGGCACCATGATCGTGCATGACCACGGCAAATCTTTCCCCATCGACGGGCTGGAAATGGTCGACCCTGTCGACACGACGGGCGCAGGCGACAGCTTCAATGGAGCGTTCCTTGGCGCGCTTTTGCAAGGCCAGTCGATCCTCAGCGCCGTCCATGCAGGTCATGCGATGGCGGCCAAGGTTGTTATGCACCACGGTGCGCTGATCCCGATGGATGCACTCTAAAGCCGATTGATCATTGCCCTTTCCCGCCCAATAGTATGGCAGGAGACAAATATGACGATCGCACCTGACATACCCCGACTGGATTCGACCAAGCCGATCGGTCCGCAGTTGGTCAATGCGCTCCGCCGCAGGATCATCCACAATGACTGGAAACCGGGCCAGCGCCTGTCGGAGTCGGAAGTTGCCGCAGACTACGACGTCAGTCGTCAACCAATTCGCGAGGCGTTCATCAAACTGCGCGAGGACGGCCTGATCGAAGTCCGGCCGCAGCGCGGCAGCTTTGTCCGCAAGATCTCCAGCGCCAATGTCCTCGATGCGCGGTTCGTTCGAGAAGCGATCGAGGCGGACATTGTGCGCATCGTGGCAAATACGCCTGATGACGATGTGATCCGCGATCTGGAAGAACTGGTTGCCGCGCAGAAACGTGCTGCCGACAGCAAGGTCGAAGAGTTCATGGCGATCGACGACCGCTTCCACCACCGCCTCGCGCTTGCCGCCGGACATGTCCACGCGTGGGAGACGGTCGAAAGTACGAAATCCCAACTGGACCGCGTGCGTCACCTGTCCTCGCAGCACTTCCCCCGCGCCAACGTCATTGCTCAGCACATCGGTATCGTCGATGCGATCAAGGCGGGCTCTCCCGATCAAGCGGAAGCCGACATGCGCCAACATCTACGCGGGTTGATCCGCGATTTGCCGACGATCAAAGAAACCTTTGCCGACTTTTTCGAATAATTTGGCTGCGGAACCAGGGTCGGACTAGCTGCAAACACGAAAAAGCCACCGCCCTTGGTTAGGACGGTGGCCTTTATTTATGCGAAGACGCCAAGAAGATCAGTCGTCGTCGTGGTCTTCTTCGTGATCGTCGTCGTCATCCTCGCGATCGTTATCGCGATCGTCGTCACGGTCATTTTCACGATCATTGTCGTTGCTGTTGTCATCGTCATCGTGCGAGCTGGAGCTTGAAGTCGAGCTATGGTCATCGTCGGTGCCATTGTCGTCCGAGCCACCGGTATCGTCATTGTCGTCCGAGCCACCGGTATCGTCATTGTCGTGAGAGCCCGTATCCGACGTGGTGTTATGATCGTCGTCGGTTCCATGGTCATCGTCGATGCCGTCATCAGACCCGTAAGCATCGTCGCTGTCATGGGAACCT
Above is a window of Marivivens aquimaris DNA encoding:
- a CDS encoding sugar kinase → MKRFVSIGECMVELSGGTNDLWRMGIAGDTLNTAWYARASLPDDWRVSYGTVIGCDAFSTKVPAFLTANGLHTDALFTHPTRSIGLYAISLTNGERSFSYWRDTSAAKTLADDLAMLEAMTEGAEMVHVSGITLAILSVQGRQNLIAHLLDCRAKGTKIVLDPNIRMRLWEDAETAKQTITAAAQAADIILPSFDDEAALFGDASPQETSQRYIDAGATTVVVKNGSGTMIVHDHGKSFPIDGLEMVDPVDTTGAGDSFNGAFLGALLQGQSILSAVHAGHAMAAKVVMHHGALIPMDAL
- a CDS encoding GntR family transcriptional regulator produces the protein MTIAPDIPRLDSTKPIGPQLVNALRRRIIHNDWKPGQRLSESEVAADYDVSRQPIREAFIKLREDGLIEVRPQRGSFVRKISSANVLDARFVREAIEADIVRIVANTPDDDVIRDLEELVAAQKRAADSKVEEFMAIDDRFHHRLALAAGHVHAWETVESTKSQLDRVRHLSSQHFPRANVIAQHIGIVDAIKAGSPDQAEADMRQHLRGLIRDLPTIKETFADFFE